From a single Vespula pensylvanica isolate Volc-1 chromosome 24, ASM1446617v1, whole genome shotgun sequence genomic region:
- the LOC122636868 gene encoding cyclin-A2, with amino-acid sequence MATIRVHEDQENRIADIFRGKENIVVPAQNQVLQQTKRAVLGVLHNNCHRIVKTDICKDEKHPKAKSIVTVPFEPFKIYEDKKDEPAFKVYEDKLEEETSVVLRDSKEEREIVTKQEVTVQSEQKKPRLDINSLSINDLPVFCNNLQEIIKSKQDDALPQGSPMSLEKSLLFPNSSKKDNRTNKESSRELRINFFDVEEYRADIYSYLRVAERQHRPKPGYMKKQPDITYLMRLILVDWLVEVAEEYRLQTETLYLAVSYIDRFLSYMSVVRAKLQLVGTAAMFIAAKYEEIYPPDVGEFVYITDDTYTKKQVLRMEHLILRVLSFDLTVPTPLAFLKDYCISNNLSEKIKFLAMYLCELSLLEADPYLQYLPSHLAASAIALARHTLQEETWPHELELSTGYSLHELKECISHLNKTFHNASNIQQQAIQEKYKSSKYGHVALLLPRSTEALVYEDEESA; translated from the exons ATGGCTACGATTCGAGTGCACGAGGATCAAGAAAACCGCATTGCCGATATCTTTCGtggtaaagaaaatatcgttgtGCCCGCTCAAAATCAAGTTCTGCAACAAACAAAACGTGCGGTTTTGGGTGTTTTGCATAATAACTGCCATCGAATTGTTAAAAca GATATCTGCAAAGATGAAAAGCATCCAAAAGCAAAATCTATTGTGACAGTGCCATTTGAAccatttaaaatttatgagGATAAAAAGGATGAACCTGCCTTTAAAGTTTATGAAGATAAATTGGAAGAAGAAACTTCTGTTGTACTTAGGGattcgaaagaagagagagaaatagtaacAAAACAAGAAGTGACTGTTCAGTCTGAACAAAAAAAGCCGAGGTTAGACATAAATTCGTTATCTATTAACGATTTGCCAGTATTTTGCAACAATCTtcaagagataataaaaagcaaGCAAGATGATGCTTTGCCGCAAGGTAGCCCAATGTCATTGGAAAAATCTCTTTTGTTCCCAAattcttcgaagaaagataACAGAACAAATAAGGAATCATCTAGAGAACttagaattaatttctttgatgTAGAAGAATATAGGGCagatatatatagttatttacGTGTTGCAGAG AGACAACATAGACCAAAACCTGGTTACATGAAAAAACAACCAGATATAACGTATTTAATGAGGTTGATATTAGTAGACTGGCTTGTTGAAGTAGCGGAAGAATATCGATTACAAACAGAAACATTGTATTTGGCTGTTTCTTATATAGATAGATTCTTATCATATATGAGTGTCGTTCGAGCAAAGTTGCAGCTCGTTGGTACTGCTGCTATGTTTATAGCTGC aaaatatgaagaaatttaTCCACCAGATGTTGGTGAGTTTGTATATATTACGGATGATACATATACCAAGAAACAGGTATTGCGAATGGAGCATTTGATTTTAAGGGTATTATCCTTCGATCTTACTGTACCAACACCTCTGGCATTTCTTAAAGATTATTGCATTAGTAATAATCTGtcagaaaagataaaatttttagcAATG TACTTGTGTGAATTATCTTTACTTGAAGCTGATCCATATCTGCAATATTTACCCAGTCATTTAGCTGCATCTGCAATAGCACTTGCACGACATACATTGCAAGAAGAAACATGGCCACATGAATTGGAATTATCAACAGGTTATAGCTTACATGAACTTAAAGAATGTATTTCTCACCTGAATAAAACGTTTCATAATGCATCTAATATTCAGCAACAAGcgatacaagaaaaatataaaagcagCAA ATATGGACATGTAGCTCTTTTACTGCCACGTAGTACTGAAGCTTTGGTatatgaagatgaagaaagtgCATAG